The genome window GCGGGCCTGTTTGCCCGCATCGGCGTGTTGAACGGCCCGGCCCGTGTCGCGCCGTTGTGGGATACGTCGTTCGATCCGCTGGCTGCGGCGGGGTGGCGCGAGGAAACGGGAAGCGCTTGCCGATCAGTGGCGATGCGGGTTTTGTCGGACGGTTCGGGCGACCGGATCAGGAGAACGTCGTCGCGACCATGATGCCGAACACCACGCCGAGCGCGATCCCGCAGAGCCGGCCGTAGATCGATGCACGGAGATTGTCGTCGAGCTCGAAGGGCGAGCGCTTGTGCTTCCATACCGTGCTGAATGCGACCGGACGGGTCAGCAGCGCAACGCACGCGATCAGCACGGGCGTGGCGACGAGCATCGCGACGCGCGGGCCGTTCCAGTCGATACCGTGCATGGCCAGCGAAACCAGCACGGCAATCGGCACCTCGATGCACAGGCCCAGCAGCGAGCCGTTGACGAAGGAATCTCCCGGAGTCTGGAACATGATCGGTCCTGGGGTGCGGATGAAAGCGGTGCCGGGCGGGCGTCCAATAGAGAACGATCGATAGCCGATGCCCGACGATCGGTCGATCGTGTTCGACGTGAGTCGACATGACGGCGGATGTTAAGGGAAATCGTCGGCCCGTTGTCGGTCATTCAAGTTATTTGACAAATGTTCCCGGGCGGAGGGCTTTTATGTCGCGCGGGCAAAGTGTAAGGTTCGGCAAGTGACCGCGACGTCATAGCGGCATGCCGCCGACGGCCGGCCGTCTTCCTGTCGCGTTCGCGGATTGAGGTTGCGCGCGCAATCGGCATATTTCCGGCAGCCCGCGACCGCACGCGCCGGTACGGGTGAATCGCGTGGTGGTGGCCGATACCGGAAATGGCGACCGCGATACGTCGTCGTGCCGACGGCGCCCAAAATAAAACTCGATCGTATATAGAAACCGAATCACCGGAATTCCATGCGGGGATAAATTGACAAGCGATCAATTCGGGCTCGACGTTGCATACAACGCCTACCTTCGTGAGAAGTCCGCGAGCACCGGACTCGCGCTAGGTCGCGCGCTCAGGTTGTCGGGCCACGCGGAGGAAGCGATTCGACTGACGAAGGAGCTCGCGGATCGTATCGAAGCGCCATTCTTTCGCGCGCAGATCGGCATCGACATGAACTATCTCGGCCTTTTTTCGCAGGCCGAAACGCTATTGACTCAGGCCGTCGCCGAACTTGATCACGAGCCGGATCTCAGAATCGTGCAGGTCGAACTCGCGATCTCGCAATACGCTCAAGGTCGTTTTCGCGAAGCCCACGCCCTGAGCCGACGGCTGCGCGATACCTGGAGCCGAGCCGGTATCGTTTCCAACATCTATCGAAGCGATACCGTCGAGTACGAAAAAATCGTCGGCAAGCTTCTGCGATTCGACGAATCGGTCGCGGGAAAGCGTGTCCTCGTCGTTCAGGAGGGCGGGCTGGGCGACGTGATCATGTTTTCTCGGTATTTGCATCTCTTGCGGGACGAAGGGGCACAGGCTGTCGTGTTGCAGGCACCGAACACGCTGGCGGCGATATTTTCCGCATGGGATTGGATCACCGTCGTAGAAGATGCCCGCAGTGCAATCGACCAAAGTGATTGCGTCATCTGTACCTTCGACCTCTTCGTGCGCTATCAGGCGACGCCATACTTTCCCAGCTACACCGATTCCTACTTGCAGGCACCGGCCGGACGGGAAATGACGGCGCGGGTTGCCGACATTTTCAAAAATCGACGCCACGGCGTTCGCGAGATAGGCCTGATCTGGCGTAGCGGTACCTCGGTGCGCCACGAGCCCTATCGATCGATCCCGCTGGCGCAACTCGCGCCGTTATTCGGTGCGCCCGAGAGCCGCTTCCATGCGCTGCAGTTCGGCAAGATCACCGACGACGAATATGCGGTGCTCGATAAACATGGCATTGGCGTCATCAGTGAGGAGCTGAGCGATTTCGGCGACACGGCCGTCATTCTCGATGCGCTCGATTTGTTGATCACGGTGGATACGGGGCCTGCCCATCTCGCCGGCGCGCTCGGACGGCCAGTGTGGGTACTGCTGTCGGCGGCGTGCGACGAGCGTTGGTCCAACTGCCATCGGGACACGCCGTGGTACCGGTCGATGCAGTTGTATCGGCAAGCGACATTGGGTGACTGGAGCAGGCCGATATCGGAGATGGCGCAGGCGTTGTCCGGCGACGATGCAATCGGATAGGCGCTACCGTCCACATCCATCGTCAGCGCGCGTTCGTTCGAGCGGGCGGCGATTCGCCCGGATGCACCCGGTCGTGACGTTGCGGCCGCCGCGGCGGATACACGCCGCGCGCGTCCGTCACACGGCGAAAATCCGGCGCTGGTAGTCGAGGATCAGGCGATCGATGTCCTGATCGGAGCGTCGCGGCTGGCTTTTCGGCTCGAGCCAGAGCCACCGCATCATCCGGTAGCGCGCCTCGACGCACATCAGCCATGCGTCCCAGTCCGACCAGTGTCGCAGCAACGGGATGTTGCGAATGTCCCGCAGCCCGTCGCGGATCTCGTACACGTTGAAGTACTTGCTCGCGCGCTGACTCAATTCATCGAATGCGCGGGCGGCTTGCTCCGGGTCGGCAAGCAGGAAGTCGTGGATTTCGACGATGACGTGGCTGCCGGAGAGTTGCTCCAGCAACGCGTCGTCGAACAGGTCGAACTCGGCGCCTTCGATATCGCACAGGATGACCCGCCCGGCCGGCTCCCCGCCGTGCTCCGACAGGATCGCGGGCAGGTTGCGATCGGCCTTGCCGTAGACGGCGACGCGGTCTGCCAGCCCCATTTCCGCGGCGCGGTGCTGGATCGCGTGGCGGCGTTGCTCGTCCATCTCGAAGCACAGGCTGCGCGCAAAGACGTTGTTCCTGACCAGGCCGATGCCGAAAATGCCGTCGGCGGCCCCGAGATCGACCAGCACCTTTTCAGGCGATCCGAGCGCTTCCAGGATCGCGCAAACGGCGATCTCGTAGGTGCCGAGCAGATAGCCGCCGACCGCGACTTCCGCCCAATGACTGAAGCCGATCGGAAACCCGCGCAGGATGCCGTACTGGACGATCGAGCCCGTCTGCTCGCGCAGCAACTGCGATAGATAGTGCAGGCGAAGATTCGCGGCCTGGATCGAGCTTTGGTTGAAATACTGCGCGTGGTCCATTTTTATCGTTCTCTCGGGGTGAAGAAGCGCGTAGGGAAGGGCGGCGATGGCGGGAGGGTCCGGAATGGTCCTGCCTGGGACCAGAATATAACGCGTTGTCGGCTCGTTCAGGAAGCCGGCTTCCCGGGTGGCGGCGTCGACGTCGCATCGGTTGACGCTTGCCGGCCGCAGGTCTCGCCGGGATGTTCGGGGCGCGGCGACCCGCTTCGGCTATCGCCATAGGACCCGGTGAACGACAGGGAACGATCGCAAACCGACCGGCGCGAGTTGGCCGCCAAACGAACGTCAGTGTGGATTGGCGCGTTACACGCGTGCAGAACGATCTGTTCATGCTCGTCCGCCGTGAAAATCTTGTAGCATCACCAGCGTAACGGGTACGGCATGACACAGATGACCAAACACGTACAAAAGTGGGAAGTCAGGTCGTTCCGATGAACACGCCTCGATCTATTCGGGTATCTGTTATGCAGACCACATGGCGAACAATTAAGAGAGCATTATGTGGAGTGGTCCTCGGCGCTTTCAGTGCCGTCGCGATGGCACAAACACCGGAACCGCAGTTTGTACAACTGAGCACGGGACCGATTGTGCAGGAACATGCACACCGGCTGGTGGTGACCGACGCCCGGCATGGCAAGGTGCGGACCCTGGAGGTTCCTGGCGCGATACGGCGTGCATTGATGGCGTCATCGAGCGTCGCATTTCCCGCGGCGCGCTCCCGAGTGATCGATGGCCATGAATTCCTCATGGTGGTGATCAATCAATCGTCCAGCGACAATCCAATGGGCTACTGCGGGGCCGGCGAGGAAGGAACGCTTTATGTACTTCGCTTGGATGGCAAACGTGCAGAACCCATCTACTCGACGCTGGTGCAGAGCTGCATCGACAACATCGACTTGTTCACCGATTCGGGGAACAAGTCTCCCTATCTTGCGATCGCGTGGACCGAGGGGGG of Burkholderia sp. NRF60-BP8 contains these proteins:
- a CDS encoding glycosyltransferase family 9 protein — translated: MTSDQFGLDVAYNAYLREKSASTGLALGRALRLSGHAEEAIRLTKELADRIEAPFFRAQIGIDMNYLGLFSQAETLLTQAVAELDHEPDLRIVQVELAISQYAQGRFREAHALSRRLRDTWSRAGIVSNIYRSDTVEYEKIVGKLLRFDESVAGKRVLVVQEGGLGDVIMFSRYLHLLRDEGAQAVVLQAPNTLAAIFSAWDWITVVEDARSAIDQSDCVICTFDLFVRYQATPYFPSYTDSYLQAPAGREMTARVADIFKNRRHGVREIGLIWRSGTSVRHEPYRSIPLAQLAPLFGAPESRFHALQFGKITDDEYAVLDKHGIGVISEELSDFGDTAVILDALDLLITVDTGPAHLAGALGRPVWVLLSAACDERWSNCHRDTPWYRSMQLYRQATLGDWSRPISEMAQALSGDDAIG